In Phoenix dactylifera cultivar Barhee BC4 unplaced genomic scaffold, palm_55x_up_171113_PBpolish2nd_filt_p 001432F, whole genome shotgun sequence, one DNA window encodes the following:
- the LOC103718051 gene encoding WAT1-related protein At4g30420-like — translation MGESFLEENKPGLAMMLAQCIYAVMALSAKAAFTEGMNPMVFVVYRQAMATLVVAPTTILARRGNLSQMSLGFRAFCLVFVASLVGATLNQYCYYQGLKLASSSIATAMTNLNPALTFVMAASIGLEKVKLRSFRSMAKVLGTVICVGGAMSMAFFKGPRLLNVGYQNSGQTWVIGGLLLIGSSFCWSFWLILQVPICKSYLDPLSLSAWMCLLSTFQSAILTFYLEPNLSAWKIRSIFELLCCLFAGIFGSGVTFYLQSWCISVRGPLYSAMFNPLCAIITSILAFIILNERLHIGSLIGAVAVVGGLYIVLWGKAKDFDTKSKPDVKDDSSKITISTDARYNNYEVDVKEPLLGEKPDDLESQTEKDRTSMFSFFAFKEENTCARS, via the exons ATGGGAGAGTCCTTCCTCGAGGAAAACAAGCCTGGCCTCGCCATGATGTTGGCGCAGTGCATCTACGCCGTCATGGCTCTCTCAGCCAAGGCTGCCTTCACCGAGGGCATGAACCCCATGGTCTTTGTTGTCTATAGGCAGGCCATGGCCACTCTCGTCGTGGCACCCACAACCATTCTAGCAAGAcg GGGGAATTTGAGTCAGATGAGCTTGGGCTTTAGAGCCTTTTGTTTGGTGTTTGTTGCTTCTCTTGTTGG TGCCACCCTCAACCAGTACTGCTATTATCAAGGGCTGAAgttggcatcttcatcaatagcCACGGCTATGACCAATCTAAACCCCGCACTTACGTTTGTGATGGCAGCCTCTATTGG TTTAGAGAAGGTAAAATTACGGAGCTTTAGAAGCATGGCCAAGGTACTTGGGACTGTTATCTGCGTTGGAGGAGCGATGTCCATGGCATTTTTCAAAGGTCCAAGGCTTCTGAATGTTGGATATCAGAATTCTGGTCAAACATGGGTgattggcggcctccttctcATCGGAAGCAGTTTTTGCTGGTCATTTTGGCTTATCTTGCAG GTGCCAATTTGTAAGTCATATCTTGACCCATTATCACTATCAGCTTGGATGTGCCTTTTATCGACCTTCCAATCAGCTATTCTCACATTTTACTTGGAACCAAACCTGAGTGCTTGGAAGATTCGTTCAATCTTCGAGCTTTTGTGTTGTTTATTTGCA GGAATTTTTGGATCGGGTGTCACCTTTTATCTCCAATCTTGGTGCATATCAGTAAGGGGGCCTCTCTATTCTGCAATGTTTAATCCACTCTGCGCCATCATTACTTCCATTTTGGCTTTCATAATCCTTAACGAGAGACTCCATATTGGAAG CTTGATAGGTGCTGTTGCAGTTGTGGGTGGCTTGTATATAGTGTTATGGGGTAAAGCCAAGGATTTCGACACCAAGAGCAAGCCAGATGTCAAAGATGATTCTTCAAAGATAACAATATCTACTGATGCACGATACAACAATTATGAAGTAGATGTCAAAGAACCTCTATTGGGTGAAAAACCAGATGATCTGGAAAGTCAGACTGAAAA GGATCGTACATCCATGTTCTCTTTTTTTGCCTTCAAGGAAGAAAATACTTGTGCTCGAAGCTGA